In the genome of Anabaena cylindrica PCC 7122, the window TGGAACAACTAGCGAAAATGTCCGACGGCTTCTCTGGGGCAGAAATTGAACAAGCGATCATTGCGGCAATGTATGAAGCCTTCGCCCAAGATCGGGAGTTCACCCAATTAGATATTATTGCTGCATTGAAGTCAACTTTGCCGCTGTCACGAACGATGCAAGAACAGGTCACAGCTTTAAGAGACTGGGCCAGACAGCGTGCTAGACCCGCAGCATCCTCCGTCGCTGAATATCAGCGCATGGAGTTTTAAAAGCTTTCTCCTGCAATGTCAGGGGGGAAAGGTTAGCTACAAAGCTAACAGTTTAGAAGAAAAAAGCCGCTCCCAATCAATGCGGCTTGGCTGAAAAGAAACCGTTGTCGTTTTTCTCATCAATCTTCTCATTGGAGGAAACCCAAATGTCTCACTTTAGCACTCTGCGTACCAAAATCACCGATGCCGAAATTCTGAAGTCTTCTTTGCGCGACCTAGGTATCAGCGTCAAGACAGAAGCTGATGTTCGTGGTTATAACGGTCAGCGTGTACGTTCCGACATCGTTGCTGTATTGGAAGGCGAGTACGATTTAGGTTGGTCTCGCAACAGTGATGGTTCTTTTGACCTCATCGCTGACTTGTGGGGCGTTGCTAAAAAGCACAACCAAACCGAGTTGATCAACTCCATTAACCAAAAATACGCCGTTAACAAGACTTTGACTGAAGTAAAACAGCGCGGTCTGCAAAACGCCAATGTCAAGTTGGTATTGCAATAATAATTTCTCTGCGCGTTCCCAAAGCTGAACGGGTTAACCATGTAATAGCGGTTAGCCCGCTTTTTTTATCTGAGTCAGGATTTACAGGATTTAAGGATTTACAGGATTAGGAATTACTTCAATCAATCCTGTATGAAATGCTTGATCATAAGTGATAACTGGCATTTTTTCAATTTCGGACTGAGCCATAATCATACGATCAAAAGGATCTCGATGATCTATAGGTAAAGTACCTGCTCTAATAGCATGATTTGAATTAATATTTAGTTCAATAAATTGTGATTGAGTTAAGAGTTGTGGATAGATTAGTAATATATCTTTTGCTTCAGGTAGTTTACCAATACGGTATTTAGTGGCTATTTCCCAAGGGGATACGCTACTGACAAAAATATGATGATCGGGATTTTTAATTATTTCTCGGCATGATCTATCAAGTTTAGGATCATCAAAAAACCACCATAATAAAATATGGGTATCAATCAGATAATTTATTCCCATTGTTGCAATTCTTCTTCAGGTAGAGGATCAAAAAAGGTGTCGCTGAGTTTTCCTGTTAGTATTCCTGGTGTTCTGGGTTGAGGTTTTGTTTGATTTAATCCTACGCGGAAATAGTGGATTAAGTCATAAATTTCTGCTAGTTTTTCTTCTGGAATTTGTTCTAATTCTTGGATAATTTTATGGATGATCATAATTTAATTATTAGGGTGCTTTGTGCTTTTTAGTATAGCAGGATTTTTATTGTTAAGTTTGTTGTGATGCTGTGAATGAGATGGTTGTCAGAATCAGGATGTCCAGGATTTAAGGATTTACAGGATTTAGAAAAGTTATGATTTGAGCAGGTCTTAAAACTATGTTATCAAAATCATCCTAGTTGATGTAAATATACTTAACAAATAGTGGTTGAGATGAATTAGGTTTAGTATAATTTTTACTCATGTTATTTATAATGATGCTGAGTAAAAAAGATGCTGGTTTATGAATATTGATTTAGATGCGATCGCACGTTATAGCTTTTCTCAGGCTAATGAGGTACATAACACTTTTGTATATCAAGGCTTTCGCTTTTGAATCTGTACCTCACTTGATCGGGAAATGCTATATCTGATTATTCATTTTATCAGTTTGTCAGAATCAGGATGTCCAGGATTTAAAGATTTTCAGGATTGAGAAAATTCTCAGTTATGATTTTTTAGTAAACATGGTAGTTAATTAAATCAAAAGTGAGTAGATAATCATGATAAATGAAGCAGGTATTCGTGACTTTTTAATAAAAAATTTAGATATGATCGAGGCTGATCTAAAGTTTGTTGAGAAGGAATTTAGTCTTAAAAATAACTTACGAAGGTGATTCTGAAAATGTAATATACCCTTTTGCTATATACCTAGTTATTGATATATTTAAATATTCAGAAAAAGAGAAGATTAAACACAATCTGAATATTTTTTATGATGATAATTATGAATTTGATGAGGATGATGATATAGATATTAAGCCTCTACTTGAAGAAGAAGCTTTGTCTGAGATTACTAATAGGTTAATAGGATTAATAGACAGTATGGAAGGAAGCACTGCTGAAACACTTCAAGGTATGATGTCTAAGGGGTGGGATATTAAAACAATATATAAAGGTAATCAATCACATTATATCCTGATAACTGATGAAGAAATTATTAAATAAATTATCAGTTTTGAAGCTGGCAACTCTGTAATCTATACATCAGTGATCACACCTAGAATTCAACCTTTATGGCAATCAACTATTGAAAAATTAAAGCATTTTTTATATGGTAATGATTGCTGGGAAATTGGGGTTAACTGGGTTTCTGAAAAAGTAGAATCTATAAGCCAAGAAGCTACTCTAAGTTTTAGGATTTATTATGGCTTCGATATATTATTTGCTTTATACAACTATTTCTGTAGAGATGTTTCCCTCTTACCAACCCTTGAAATAGTAGCTCAAATTCCAGGAGAAATAAACAAAACTATTATTCTGGTCGGATGTCTTGAATGGGATCAACAGACTTTTCCTACCATCAATTCAATCTTTAATAATGATGATCCTTATCTAATTTTTATGAAACAAAAACTTTTCTTTAAAGAAGATCCATTATATGATATCTTAATAATGTATAAACATGGCATCGCATACTCTCTATTTGAAATAACTGTAGAGAAAAACACTCAAACTGTTATTAAACGTCTAGAGATAGAAGAAGATGACACTGTAACTGTATTACCCATAGATAAAGTGGAATTAAGGTTAGTAGAATCAAGCTTAATAGATTTCTCTATACACAATCCTGGTTACATCCAACAGCTTTGTTATATGGGAGGTTCATTTTTTCACTTCGTAAGCTGAGATATATAGGGATTTTAAATAAAAACTATTCGATAGGGTTATGGGTATGGAAGTTTTACCAGCAATTATTGGATTTTCAATTACTGGAATATTTATATTAAAATCTCTATTTTCTGTTAAAATTCCTGACTATAACGAAAATCCTCCAGGAATTTTAATATCAAGTTTTATTTTTATAGTATCTGGGTTTATTTTTGAGATTATTTATATTGATTGGTATTCAATTCAATCTTGGGCTAAAGGTAACTCTAACATTGCTTTTATATTTACTATCTTAGGAGGTTTCTTTACTAATAGATTTTTAAAAAAATTAGCAGACGATAAAGAAAAGCGTGAAATATCTGTTTTATTTAGAAACTCTATTGATTCACAAGTAAAATCATTACAGTTTATTAATCTTTATTTATCATTTACTTCAATTCAAGAATATATCAATTATATAAAAATCTACAAAAATAATCTCCTCACTTCTAAAGCTTATGATACAGCATTGAATAAAATAGGTATTTATGATGAAAAAGATGTTGATATAATCTCCCAATATTCAAATGAATTACAACAATGTTTTAACTATATTGAACGCTTCTTAATTGAATTTGAATTAGATGAAGATATTAGAGTTAAGAAAACTCATGTTAATCAAATTGAGTACCAACCTCAATATCAAAGAACCTTAATAATTGTTAAGATGGCAATTTTAACAACTTCTCTTTTTGGCATATTCACAAGCTACTATTTATCAAAATGTTATTTGAAGAATAATTTAGGGAAGTTACAAGATCAGTTTTTTAATGATTATGAAGAAATATTAGATAATTTAAAAAAAGAATTACATTTTAGTAAATCTTATATAATGAATAGAGTTATTTCTAGTGATTTATTTGATAAACTAAAATATATAAGAAATAATTTTATTGAAAGTAGCAATAATTATAATGTATCCTCCCGAAAGCCTATATATCTCTATAGACTTATTATAAAAGAACCAGTTGTTAATTTTGATAAAGATATTTACACTGATAAAATTATTAAAAAATTGTATATCAATAGTACAGAAGATATTGTAACATTTGGTGAATCACCAGAAGATGCAAAAAATAACTGTAATAGTATAATTGAAGATTTAAAAAATAAGCATTACTTGGAAACAGAAATTGAATATTCTGATATAATTTCAGAAATTATTTCTCCTTGGAATTAAGTAAGCGAATTGTATATTTCTACAAAAGCAGTACGACGGGGAACTAAATAAATTAAAAATGATTGTTTTGCAGCATTTGCTAATAACTAACTGATTTAAAGCAAACAACGAATTGCTTATACTGTAATGCGTCTACAGTGATTAGTGTCTATAAGATACATCAAAATTCAGCTTCGGATCGAGTATCGTAAACACGCTGAAGACATTTCTCGAAGTCTTCACCTTGCCAAGTTCCAGCAAATTGTAGCAAATCTTTGGCTTTAGATCCACGTAATATCGGTTCTCCATCTTGTACAGCAACACTGCTTGATTTGATGGTGGAGGTATTCATTTTAGTTTTGAGATATTTGAGATAGTTGAGGGTTTGTTGCAGAATAGGTTCTGGAGTATTTTCAATGGCTGCAATTAGCTGTTGTTTAATTGTGGTCATTATTATTCTTATTTATCTGATAGCGTACCCATATCAGGATTTACAGGATTTGAATATGTACAGGATTTTTTGATTTGATTATCTTAGTCATTGATAATTTTGGCAAGATGTGAGGAATGATAGACGCTAGGTAAATTTGAGGGTTTATTGGTTGAGTAATCGGACAAGATGATCTAGATTGTAATCTATCATATTAATCTTATCATCATCCTGTAAATCCTTAAATCCTGGATATCCTGATTCAGACAATGATTATGAATGCAAGTTTTCAGTCCATGTAAAAATTTAAGTTATAATAGGCGTAGCTTTGTATTAAGAACTTCACACTTCCTCAATAATCTTATTCAGTAAATATTACTATGACTAACACAATTAATTTACAAATTCAATACATTACTAATGAAAACGGAGAAAAAACCGCCGTTATATTGCCCATTGATCAATTTGAAAACCTTTTAAAAAATATTATTCAATTACAGCCTAATGATGAAATTAAAAATCAAGAATTAACTAATAAAAATATTTGGGAAATTGCTCAAGAAATTACTGAAGATATTACAGAAGATGAACTTCAGCAATTACCCCATGATGAGGCGCAACAGCATGATCATTATATTTATGGTATTCCTAAAAAATAAGATATGAAAAAAATATTTGCTGATACTTTTTATTGGATAGCACTACTAAACCCCAAAGATGATTGGTATGATTCTGTTATTAAAGTGAGTCAATCTATTGCTAATTCCCAAATTATAACCACAGAAGAAGTATTAACAGATGGTATTTCAATGAACATAATGAATCAATTAGAAATTATTGAAGTATTAACTCATGATCAACATTTTACTCAAGAGGGTTTTATTATCTTATTTTGATTGTTTTTTGACTTTTTTTATCCTGTAAATCAATCGTTAAATCCTGATTTAGAAGTTAATGATCCAAAAAATACCTTATTATAACAATAATGACTCGTAGACGTATTTTACAAGAAGATCAATCTTACACATTTCGATCTTATTTTGAAATGCCTTATGAAGCTGATGAAATATTAGCTGAATTGGGATATTCTTTGCTAAGAAGACATATTAATTTGCCACGAAGCGAGCGTCATTTAGAAAGACTGGAAGAATTAAAACAACGAATTGAAGAATCTTTACCTTTAGTAAGTTTGAGTAGTGAAACAGCAAGACGGGAAACCTTGGTAGCACCTACATTATTAGAAGTCGCTCGCTATTGTCAATGCCAAGTCAGAATTGAGTATTCACTATCAGTAAATAATTGGTTAAAGGGTTATTTGGATTATTTTCTCAAACATAATCCCAGTTTATTAGTAGTCGAAGCCAAAAATGATGACTTAACACGAGGTTTTACACAATTAGCAGTAGAATTAATTGCTATTTCTGAAGTTGAAGAAGGTGATATTTTTTATGGTGTTGTAACGATTGGTGATGCTTGGCGTTTTGGGAGATTAGAAAAAACTAATCAGCAGATTTTTCAAGATATTTCCCTATATCGAATTCCCGATGATTTAGAAGATTTAATGAGAATTTTGGTAGGAATTTTGGAATGAACTAATTTTCCAAGTTTACGTAACGAATTTATTCTAAAATAGATGCAGGTAAATCTGGCTTAGGTTTCTTATGAGTTCCCGTCGCATTCTGAAAGCTGGTGAATCTTATCCTTTCAGCCGATATTTTGAATTATCTTTTACTATTGACGATATTTTAGCGGAATTAAACTGCACTATTGAAAGGAAAGATTTAACATTACCCGAATCTTCAGAAAATTTAAACTTACAGTTTTTACAGCACCAGATTCAGCGTAATTTATCTCACATAGATTTAGTGAATGAAACTGCTAGACGTGAGGCTTTAATTGGTCCTATTTTGTTTGAGGTATGTGATTTAACTAATCAGCGACTGAATATAGAGTATTCCATTGCAGTAAATGATTATTTGAAAGGAACTGTAGATTATTATATTGCAGCACCTCAAAATTTATTAGTTATTGAAGCAAAACAATCAGATTTAGTGAGAGGGTTTACTCAACTTGCTATTGAATTAATCGCACTTGATCAATGGACAAAATCTACTTCTGAGCTTATTTATGGAGCAGTTACGACTGGTGAAGATTGGCGTTTTGGAGTTTATAACCGCACAAATCGTCAAGTAACTCAAGACCAAAAACGTTATCGAGTTCCAGAAGATTTATCAACACTTATGAAAATCCTTATAAGTATTATTTCTGGATCATAAATTATAATCATCTCTATAATACCTGACGCGGATCTTCATCAGGTGGATGTAAAGCAGCTTTTACCCAAAAACCTCGCGCACTGCGGATAGAATCATCTTCTGTATATCGCTCATCATTAATATCAAGTCGCTTACAAGTAGCTCTACCTGTGGGAGTTGTTCCTAAAATAGTTTTACCGTCAGCACTCCAGATAAAATGATCAGACCATTTTTGTTGAAGGGGATTAAATAAAGGGGTAATGGCTTGTGTTTCTGGGTCAATTCCTGCTAAAAAGTTGTAGCGGCGTTCATTACACCGACGACAAGCTAAAGCTAAATTATCAATATCATCAGCACCACCCAAAGATTTAGGTATTACATGATCTAAGGTGAATCGAGTTGTAGAAATGCGCTCTGGAGAGTGACAATACTCACATAGATATTTTGCCCGTTTACGCACTAATTCCCTGGTAATATCGTCAATAGTCATACTTGAGCTACTAACATCGCATTAATGTGAGTGAAAATTCTGTCTAACTCTCCAATAGCTTCCAATTCTATAACTTCCTCTGAAGTCAGCAAATCAGCTTTTTTTTTATCCAAAAGTTCTTCCATTCGCTTCTGGAGTTCATCATTAAATTTAAATAAATTGAATTTATCTACCTTTTCAACTTTAATCTGACCAAGTAATGTTGAAGGTCTACTAATAGCTGGTATCATAGTTTAGTTCCAGTATTGATTTTAATTTCCCTTCTTCGTAGAAAGTGGAGTTTATCGCAAACAACGAATTGCTTCTAATAATCCTCTAGCTTTATTTAGTGTTTCCTCATATTCCTTTTCGGGTTCGGAATCTGCGACTAAACCGGCACCTGCTTGGACTGTGACGGTATGATTATGCAATACCATTGTCCGAATAGCGATCGCACTATTTAATTGCCCTTCAAAATCATAATAGCCATACACACCCGAATACACACCCCGGCGGCTTGGTTCTAATTCGTTAATGATTTCCATCGCTCTGATTTTCGGCGCACCGCTAACTGTACCGGCTGGGAAGCTGGCTTTAAGTAAATCCCAGGCTGTTTTGTCATTTGCTAATTTACCCACCACATTACTGACAATGTGCATGACATGGGAATAGCGTTCAACTACCATTAATTCATCAACTTTCACGCTACCGCTTTCGCACACACGCCCTAAATCATTGCGTCCTAAATCAACTAACATGACGTGTTCAGCGATTTCTTTGGGGTCTTGAAGTAAATCTTCAGCGAAAGCCGCATCCTCTTGGGTTGTCTTCCCCCTTGGTCTAGTTCCGGCAATGGGGCGGACTGTGGCGATTATACCCCCATCAGGGTCACATTCTGCTTTCACCATGACTTCAGGACTAGAACCAATAATTTGCCAATCCTTAAAGTTAAAATACGCCATGTAAGGAGAAGGATTGATTTGGCGTAGGGAACGGTAAAGGGCGAAAGGATTCCCTGTATATTCTGTAGATAAGCGTTGAGAAATGACGACTTGGAAGATATCACCAGCTTTGATATATTCTTTAGCTTTGTCTACACTGGCGCAGAAATCAGAACGGGTGAAGTTGCTGGTGTATTCCTCTATTCCCGCTTTCGGCTTGTTTCCGGGGGCTGTCCAAGCTAATTGAGTATTTTGTGGCGATAGGGGTAAAGATAGCTTGCTGACCATTTCCTGAATGCGATCGCTCGCCTGTTGATAAGCTACCTCTAAGCTAACTTCTGGGTCACGTAAATCAGCATATGCGATCGCCCAAATTTTCCGCTTTACCTGGTCAAAAATCAACAAGTGGTCTACCTGCATCCATAATCCATCAGGGATATTACGCTCATCTTGGGGATGAATTGGTACACGCGGTTCAATCCAATTAATTAACTCATAACCCCAAAACCCAAATAAACCGCCAATTCCTGAAGGTAGCTGCGGTAACTTGATTGGGTGATAAGGTGCTAAACATTCGGCTAAAACTGTAAAAGGATCACCTGTAAAAATTTCCTGAGAACCATCACGATGTGTTTGGGTAGTTTGATCACCTCTAGCTTCCAAAATCCATAGAGGATCACAACCCAATAAACTATAACGCCCTATTTTTTCTCCACCTTCCACCGATTCCAGTAAAAAGCTATAAGGTTGATCTGCACATACTTTATACCAAGCAGAAACGGGAGTATCTAAATCAGCTACCCATTCCTGATATACAGGAACAAAATTACCTTCTAAAGCGAGCTTCTTAAACTGGGTGAAATCGGGAAAAATCATACAATAAGGAGTTCAGAATATTAGGAGTTCAGGAGTTCAGAATTGAGAATTATAGAATATTTTTAGATTATTACGTAGGGTGGGCATTGCCCACCACCTCATCACTTAGGAAATAACATACCAGATCATGATGAAAAATAGTTCAGATATGAATAATAGGTAATTAGTAAAAGTTTTTCCCCATTACCAATTACCCATTACCAATTACCTAAACATTAAGCATCGTGAGTAGCTTTACCACTGAACTTGAGTTGTGCAGGGCTGGGGTTTTGACCAATTCTGCGGGGTACGTGGCGTACTTTATCACGACCGGGGTTAACTTTTTCTGGGAACACACCATCAGCTGGGTGAATGAAAGTGGTTTCACCGCTGGGTAGAATCCGGTAAATTTTGTAGTCTGTGATTTTGAATTTCCGCAGCTGACCGCCTAAAGCGATGCCATACTCCTTACGAGCTAAGTATAGCAAGTTTTCGCCCTGGTTCATTGTTGCAGCGCCACCTGTAGGCATTTCAAAAACTTGAGCCTTGGGGCTAGTCCAGGTAATAGCGTACTTTTCTTCTACTTCTGCTTTTTTGAGCAATCCACCAGTGCTACCACCAAAGAGGGGAGTTTTTCCAGTCAGTTTTTCTGCCATAAAAAAATGTCCTTCAACGTTTTTAGGGCATACTAACATCGTAAACAAGCTTATATTGCGATCGCGTCATAGACTGTAACAGTTTTTAGTGATTGAGTCTGGCTACAGGGTTCAGAATGTTACATCAAGGAACAATAGAACAATTTTTGAGAATCAATGTACAATTAACATTAAACTACATAAATTTAAAATTCTTTACATAAGCCACATTTTGTTAAGTGCAAAGTGCGAGATATGCTCATGAAATGAAGATTAGAATTGAGAAGTTAATCTATCAATTCCCAGACGGTAGAATAGATTTCTCAGAAATGTATCAGGATGAAGAGCATCAATATAATACTTAATAAGTAAAGGCAAAATCATCACATAGTATACAAATAAAGC includes:
- a CDS encoding DUF1257 domain-containing protein, whose product is MSHFSTLRTKITDAEILKSSLRDLGISVKTEADVRGYNGQRVRSDIVAVLEGEYDLGWSRNSDGSFDLIADLWGVAKKHNQTELINSINQKYAVNKTLTEVKQRGLQNANVKLVLQ
- a CDS encoding type II toxin-antitoxin system VapC family toxin, producing MGINYLIDTHILLWWFFDDPKLDRSCREIIKNPDHHIFVSSVSPWEIATKYRIGKLPEAKDILLIYPQLLTQSQFIELNINSNHAIRAGTLPIDHRDPFDRMIMAQSEIEKMPVITYDQAFHTGLIEVIPNPVNP
- a CDS encoding HNH endonuclease, with protein sequence MTIDDITRELVRKRAKYLCEYCHSPERISTTRFTLDHVIPKSLGGADDIDNLALACRRCNERRYNFLAGIDPETQAITPLFNPLQQKWSDHFIWSADGKTILGTTPTGRATCKRLDINDERYTEDDSIRSARGFWVKAALHPPDEDPRQVL
- the trpE gene encoding anthranilate synthase component I, producing the protein MIFPDFTQFKKLALEGNFVPVYQEWVADLDTPVSAWYKVCADQPYSFLLESVEGGEKIGRYSLLGCDPLWILEARGDQTTQTHRDGSQEIFTGDPFTVLAECLAPYHPIKLPQLPSGIGGLFGFWGYELINWIEPRVPIHPQDERNIPDGLWMQVDHLLIFDQVKRKIWAIAYADLRDPEVSLEVAYQQASDRIQEMVSKLSLPLSPQNTQLAWTAPGNKPKAGIEEYTSNFTRSDFCASVDKAKEYIKAGDIFQVVISQRLSTEYTGNPFALYRSLRQINPSPYMAYFNFKDWQIIGSSPEVMVKAECDPDGGIIATVRPIAGTRPRGKTTQEDAAFAEDLLQDPKEIAEHVMLVDLGRNDLGRVCESGSVKVDELMVVERYSHVMHIVSNVVGKLANDKTAWDLLKASFPAGTVSGAPKIRAMEIINELEPSRRGVYSGVYGYYDFEGQLNSAIAIRTMVLHNHTVTVQAGAGLVADSEPEKEYEETLNKARGLLEAIRCLR
- a CDS encoding photosystem I reaction center subunit II PsaD, with the protein product MAEKLTGKTPLFGGSTGGLLKKAEVEEKYAITWTSPKAQVFEMPTGGAATMNQGENLLYLARKEYGIALGGQLRKFKITDYKIYRILPSGETTFIHPADGVFPEKVNPGRDKVRHVPRRIGQNPSPAQLKFSGKATHDA